A window of Mucilaginibacter paludis DSM 18603 contains these coding sequences:
- a CDS encoding site-specific integrase yields the protein MKEIAPHIAPQSMGIKRKYGRFYLDSKPDNQGNLPLMFEYTNRGINDDEGLYKRNRIRHYTGFRIPGKQLTAKKVLSYACWDVNQQMARGFRGADDVNTYITTIIDKVSKYLRGKKETFQPVDMSELKRLITVNHSVSHESIVSFCENYLKRYNKPGQESTKRNISTMVSSLKGHVGIRPPLLVNVNKEFVEGFITYLTNDKKNNNTTVEKKVSMLQQILREAHKQGLLGSSSALEEIKVQRSSTEIIFLKQKEVKALEKHLPESDRLEKLKDVFLFGCYTGLRYSDLQQIHQAHYLKKSDKGEQYHVLKFVIKKTRKFHEIALPPKAVTIIEKYWDKQKFKKLLPVPSNQKANDYLKELCEDAKIDTEIELTAQYGSEVKTVVKKKYEILSCHSARHTYAILSLENGMRPEVLQRNLGHSKLSQTMDYVKILDSVRHFETLKAFSI from the coding sequence ATGAAAGAAATTGCACCGCATATTGCACCGCAATCTATGGGAATTAAAAGAAAATATGGACGGTTTTACCTGGATTCCAAGCCAGATAACCAAGGCAATTTACCCCTAATGTTTGAGTATACCAATAGAGGGATAAACGATGATGAGGGTTTATACAAACGAAACCGCATTCGTCATTATACCGGATTTAGGATTCCGGGAAAACAGTTGACGGCAAAGAAAGTCTTATCCTATGCCTGTTGGGATGTTAATCAGCAAATGGCACGAGGGTTTAGGGGAGCTGACGACGTTAACACTTATATCACGACTATAATTGACAAGGTATCCAAATATTTGCGGGGCAAAAAGGAAACTTTCCAACCGGTAGATATGTCGGAGCTTAAACGGTTGATTACCGTTAACCACAGCGTTAGTCATGAAAGTATCGTTTCCTTTTGTGAAAACTATCTCAAACGATATAATAAGCCAGGACAGGAAAGTACCAAAAGAAATATCAGCACAATGGTATCTTCTTTAAAGGGCCATGTAGGCATTCGGCCACCACTATTGGTAAACGTCAATAAAGAATTTGTAGAGGGTTTTATCACTTATTTGACGAATGATAAGAAGAACAACAATACTACGGTTGAAAAAAAAGTCTCTATGCTCCAGCAAATATTGCGTGAGGCGCACAAGCAAGGATTATTAGGCAGTTCGTCAGCATTAGAAGAAATTAAGGTACAGCGCAGTTCTACAGAAATTATCTTTTTGAAACAGAAGGAGGTCAAAGCCCTTGAAAAACACCTGCCTGAAAGTGACAGGCTTGAAAAGCTAAAAGATGTTTTTCTGTTTGGTTGCTATACCGGTTTGCGCTATAGTGATTTGCAACAGATACACCAGGCGCATTATCTTAAAAAAAGTGATAAAGGCGAGCAGTATCATGTTTTAAAGTTTGTGATTAAAAAGACCCGCAAATTTCATGAGATTGCCTTGCCGCCAAAAGCGGTAACCATCATAGAAAAATATTGGGACAAACAAAAATTCAAAAAATTATTGCCGGTTCCGTCTAACCAAAAAGCTAACGACTATTTAAAGGAGCTTTGCGAGGATGCAAAAATTGATACAGAGATTGAGTTGACAGCCCAATATGGCAGCGAAGTAAAAACAGTGGTTAAGAAAAAATATGAAATCCTATCTTGTCATTCAGCCAGGCACACTTATGCCATCCTTAGCCTGGAGAATGGGATGCGTCCGGAAGTTTTGCAAAGGAATTTAGGACACTCAAAATTGTCTCAAACAATGGATTATGTTAAGATATTAGATAGTGTAAGACATTTTGAAACCCTAAAAGCATTTTCGATATAG
- a CDS encoding recombinase family protein, giving the protein MTLGGNWPTMPPLGFERIRENGMRKIIVNEKGKLLRQAFYWKAEDQLSNEEIRQRLKQKGLILNHQRISEIFRNPFYCGLISHNMLEGRVIEGNQEKLVPKNIFLIINGLLDKNAHGYSINEENEAIPLKRFLLCDGCGKAMRGYIVQKKKIHYYKCSTVGCCNNKSAKSLHEIFATVLDYFNMDFADELITLVKKQTLATFNQLNNAQKDEYSNLQERYKELNKKIERLEERFIEEEIDGKLYGKYCEKYGTEKSEIEGELLKASKKVSNLDECINLAVDFASNMRKNWVLGDYLTKQHIQTLLFPDGIFYSKKTDGCRTTRINSVFAYIAHFKQLITKQKRGIPELNLNYASFAGLVAGAELIFPFR; this is encoded by the coding sequence GTGACACTAGGAGGAAATTGGCCGACAATGCCGCCACTCGGTTTTGAACGCATTAGAGAAAATGGAATGCGCAAAATAATTGTAAATGAAAAAGGCAAGCTGCTCCGACAAGCATTTTACTGGAAGGCAGAAGATCAGTTAAGTAATGAAGAAATAAGGCAGCGATTGAAACAAAAAGGACTTATCCTTAATCATCAGCGCATATCAGAGATTTTTCGTAATCCCTTTTATTGTGGCTTGATATCACATAATATGCTGGAAGGGCGAGTTATTGAAGGGAATCAAGAAAAGCTGGTGCCGAAGAATATATTTTTAATAATCAATGGATTGTTGGATAAAAATGCACATGGTTATAGCATCAACGAAGAAAATGAAGCAATCCCATTAAAGCGGTTCCTTCTTTGTGATGGATGTGGTAAAGCCATGAGAGGTTATATCGTGCAAAAGAAAAAGATCCACTATTACAAATGCAGCACAGTGGGGTGTTGCAATAATAAGAGTGCCAAGTCTCTGCATGAAATCTTTGCTACCGTCCTTGATTACTTTAATATGGATTTTGCAGATGAGCTGATTACCCTTGTAAAAAAGCAAACGCTAGCAACCTTCAACCAATTAAATAATGCCCAAAAGGACGAGTATTCCAACCTTCAAGAGCGCTATAAGGAGCTCAATAAAAAAATAGAAAGACTGGAGGAAAGATTTATTGAGGAAGAAATTGACGGCAAGTTGTATGGCAAATATTGCGAGAAATATGGTACTGAAAAATCGGAAATCGAGGGAGAGCTTTTAAAGGCTTCAAAAAAAGTGTCGAACCTTGATGAGTGCATTAATTTAGCAGTAGATTTTGCTTCAAATATGCGTAAAAACTGGGTTTTGGGCGATTATTTGACCAAGCAGCACATTCAAACTTTGCTGTTTCCTGATGGTATCTTCTACAGTAAAAAAACAGATGGGTGTCGAACCACACGCATAAATTCCGTATTCGCGTACATTGCTCATTTTAAGCAACTTATCACAAAACAAAAACGAGGCATTCCTGAGTTGAACCTCAATTATGCCTCGTTTGCCGGTTTGGTAGCGGGAGCAGAACTAATTTTCCCTTTTCGATAA